A genomic stretch from Anaerolinea thermophila UNI-1 includes:
- a CDS encoding aldehyde ferredoxin oxidoreductase family protein, giving the protein MNNRLLFVDLTTGRIGCSTIPENYLKEYIGGSGLGVRILWDWLNPSTSPLDPSSPLLFITGPLTGANGPATGRFTVCGRSPQTGLWGEANIGGFVGPELRYAGFDAVLVTGKAPTPVYLWIHQGDAQIRDASHLWGKTDIYETQVQIRQELEEPRARIACIGLAAENGVVFSGIFSDHGRAAARTGLGLLMASKNLKALAVRGTQKIPLALPERFSEERIRVNKELANHNMTAVFRATGTSGAAEYLQMLGDMPQKYWMGASFDGADKISGAQMAETILAGTAACQGCVISCGRVVSIPEGPYQTNGKTKGPEYETICSFGSQLLVDDLAAITALGETCDRLGMDSISAGSVIGLAYLLFERGILTEKDTEGLTLQWGDPKPAFVFLEKMARRQGIGEWMAQGSRAFAARLGVEELAVQVNGLDVAMHDPRAFSGQTLSYLTSPRGACHNQSDFFTVELGGTLDEIGIPMTDRFTDAGKAKYVARHQHWRSVCNSLVMCFFASVSPKDVVDLLNLATGEEWTLDSLMTAGERIWNLKRLYNLALGYSPDNEKLPALLLQALPDGGQGGFIPDVQTLKKEYYEACGWDQKSGMPGKEVIDRLNLGFTKDKF; this is encoded by the coding sequence ATGAATAATCGGCTTCTCTTTGTGGATTTAACAACCGGTCGAATTGGGTGCTCAACTATCCCTGAAAATTACTTGAAAGAATACATTGGCGGAAGTGGTTTGGGGGTCAGAATTCTCTGGGATTGGCTAAACCCTTCAACCTCTCCACTGGATCCTTCAAGCCCTCTATTGTTCATCACGGGACCTCTTACGGGGGCAAATGGACCCGCTACAGGACGGTTTACTGTGTGCGGACGTTCTCCCCAAACAGGCTTATGGGGGGAGGCAAATATTGGGGGCTTTGTCGGTCCTGAACTGCGATACGCCGGATTTGATGCAGTCCTGGTTACGGGAAAAGCGCCAACTCCGGTCTATTTATGGATTCATCAAGGAGATGCCCAGATCAGGGATGCTTCGCACCTCTGGGGAAAAACCGATATCTACGAAACCCAGGTGCAAATTCGCCAGGAATTAGAAGAACCACGCGCCAGGATTGCCTGTATCGGTTTGGCGGCAGAAAATGGCGTTGTGTTTTCTGGAATTTTTTCCGATCACGGTCGCGCAGCAGCACGTACCGGCTTGGGATTGCTCATGGCATCAAAGAATCTCAAGGCGTTAGCCGTCCGCGGTACCCAAAAAATTCCACTTGCTTTGCCCGAGCGTTTTTCTGAAGAGAGGATACGGGTTAATAAAGAACTGGCAAACCATAACATGACGGCAGTTTTCCGAGCCACTGGCACTTCGGGTGCGGCAGAATATCTGCAGATGCTTGGGGATATGCCTCAAAAATACTGGATGGGTGCAAGTTTCGACGGGGCAGACAAAATCAGCGGGGCACAAATGGCTGAAACCATTCTGGCGGGTACCGCAGCCTGTCAGGGATGTGTAATTTCCTGTGGAAGGGTTGTCTCGATCCCGGAAGGACCTTATCAGACAAATGGGAAGACAAAAGGTCCCGAGTATGAAACCATTTGTTCATTCGGCTCACAATTGCTGGTTGATGACCTGGCGGCAATCACTGCATTGGGAGAAACATGCGACCGTTTGGGGATGGACTCGATTTCCGCTGGAAGTGTGATTGGCTTAGCCTACTTATTATTTGAGCGGGGTATTCTCACCGAGAAAGACACAGAAGGACTGACGCTTCAGTGGGGAGATCCTAAACCCGCATTTGTGTTCCTTGAAAAAATGGCTCGTCGTCAAGGCATTGGGGAATGGATGGCACAGGGAAGCCGTGCCTTTGCCGCTCGATTGGGTGTAGAAGAACTGGCTGTCCAGGTCAATGGGTTGGATGTTGCCATGCATGATCCTCGAGCATTCAGTGGACAAACCCTTTCTTATCTCACTTCTCCCCGAGGGGCGTGTCATAATCAGAGTGATTTCTTCACCGTGGAACTCGGCGGTACTCTGGATGAAATCGGTATCCCCATGACAGATCGTTTTACCGATGCCGGTAAGGCAAAATATGTTGCAAGGCATCAGCACTGGCGTTCGGTTTGTAATAGCCTGGTGATGTGCTTTTTTGCTTCGGTTTCTCCAAAGGATGTGGTTGATTTACTGAACTTGGCAACTGGTGAGGAATGGACATTGGACTCTCTCATGACTGCGGGGGAAAGAATCTGGAATTTGAAGCGGTTATACAATCTTGCTCTGGGGTATTCTCCAGACAACGAGAAACTTCCTGCTCTTCTGTTGCAGGCTTTACCAGATGGGGGACAGGGCGGTTTTATCCCCGATGTCCAGACGCTTAAAAAAGAATATTACGAAGCGTGTGGGTGGGATCAAAAAAGCGGTATGCCGGGAAAAGAGGTGATCGACAGGCTAAATTTGGGATTTACGAAGGATAAATTTTGA
- a CDS encoding zinc-dependent alcohol dehydrogenase has translation MLQAVMVEPGKIEFHEVEKPVPAKNEVLIAIQRIGVCGSDIHVYHGKHPYTSYPVVQGHEVSGIVAGVGNGVQDFMPGDKVVFMPQVTCGQCYPCQHGMEHICESLKVMGFQTGGAAQEYFPVDARKVLKLPNGVSLDEGAMVEPVSVAVHALRRGGFVPGMKVLVLGAGTIGNLVAQVARAQGASKVLVTDIQDYKLEKARECGLTGINTSRENLPHTIDEVFGKEKADLILECVGVQPTITQAIQVARKGTPIVVVGVFAEKPVVDLGLVQDRELSLVGTLMYQRPDYEKAIELIASHALMLQPLITHRFPFQDYLKAYQAIEESQGHYMKVMIEL, from the coding sequence ATGTTACAAGCAGTGATGGTTGAACCGGGAAAAATTGAATTTCACGAGGTCGAAAAACCCGTCCCGGCAAAAAATGAAGTTCTGATTGCTATCCAGCGTATTGGTGTTTGTGGTTCAGATATTCATGTTTATCATGGAAAACACCCATACACCTCTTATCCAGTTGTCCAGGGGCATGAGGTGTCGGGGATTGTTGCCGGGGTTGGAAATGGTGTACAGGATTTCATGCCAGGAGACAAAGTGGTTTTCATGCCCCAGGTGACCTGTGGCCAGTGTTACCCGTGCCAGCATGGAATGGAGCATATTTGTGAAAGTCTGAAAGTGATGGGCTTCCAAACTGGCGGGGCAGCGCAGGAATATTTCCCTGTAGATGCCAGAAAGGTACTGAAACTTCCGAATGGGGTGAGTTTAGACGAAGGGGCAATGGTAGAACCTGTATCGGTGGCAGTGCATGCGCTCAGACGCGGTGGTTTTGTTCCCGGGATGAAGGTTTTGGTTTTAGGCGCTGGTACCATTGGGAATTTGGTTGCTCAGGTGGCTCGAGCACAGGGCGCTTCTAAAGTCCTCGTGACCGATATTCAGGATTACAAGTTGGAAAAAGCCAGGGAGTGTGGTTTGACTGGAATCAACACTTCTCGAGAAAATTTACCTCACACAATTGATGAGGTTTTTGGCAAAGAAAAAGCAGATTTGATTTTGGAATGTGTGGGGGTTCAGCCTACCATCACCCAGGCCATTCAGGTTGCCAGAAAAGGTACCCCGATTGTGGTTGTAGGGGTCTTTGCTGAGAAACCGGTTGTGGATTTGGGCTTGGTTCAGGATCGGGAATTATCTCTGGTAGGTACCTTAATGTATCAACGACCGGATTATGAGAAAGCGATCGAGTTAATTGCTTCCCATGCCCTCATGCTTCAACCATTAATTACCCATCGCTTCCCGTTTCAAGACTATCTTAAGGCATATCAAGCCATTGAGGAGTCACAAGGGCATTACATGAAGGTAATGATTGAATTGTAA
- the larA gene encoding nickel-dependent lactate racemase, whose protein sequence is MQQITIPFGSGTQSCSISDEHSIEWIVPPEIPGSENPLKVIEKALSHPLDFQFPSGIDHVAIAVNDKTRPVPHHHILPPLLDWLNQHHIPDEKITLLIATGTHLPMKQEEIRSLIPLEVLERVNCISHDCDNAEQLVFIGVTSRGTPVWVNQKFAQADLKICTGDIEPHHFAGFSGGVKTAAIGLAGRKTVNRNHAWITDPKAWIGIYEGNPLREDIEEIGSLMGVDFVLNTILNEKKEIVHALAGHPRQVMKTGIPLALKICTTEDKGLFDLVIASAGGYPKDINFYQAQKALTHATTIIRKGGTIILVAECREGSGNQAFEEFMKDVSTPDEVFAKFAQQPFRVGPHKGYQVARIVRDYHVYLVSTISPEIVRNWLIQPCDTLKNAVNLALADIKGIVRIGVMPYATTTLTVSSSNIF, encoded by the coding sequence ATGCAACAGATTACTATTCCATTTGGCTCGGGTACGCAATCATGTTCTATCTCCGATGAACATTCCATTGAATGGATTGTACCTCCTGAAATACCGGGAAGCGAAAATCCTTTAAAAGTGATTGAAAAAGCTCTGTCTCATCCTTTAGATTTTCAATTCCCTTCTGGGATTGACCATGTAGCCATTGCCGTAAACGATAAAACACGTCCTGTTCCCCATCATCACATCCTTCCCCCTTTGTTAGATTGGCTGAATCAACATCACATTCCCGACGAAAAAATTACCCTTTTAATAGCCACCGGCACCCATCTTCCTATGAAACAGGAAGAAATTCGGTCTTTAATTCCTCTCGAAGTTTTAGAACGAGTGAACTGCATCTCACACGATTGCGACAATGCTGAACAATTGGTATTCATTGGGGTCACTTCCAGGGGTACCCCCGTATGGGTAAATCAGAAATTTGCCCAAGCAGATCTGAAAATATGCACCGGAGACATCGAGCCCCATCATTTTGCCGGTTTCTCCGGTGGAGTGAAAACCGCCGCCATTGGACTGGCGGGACGAAAGACTGTCAACCGCAATCATGCCTGGATTACTGATCCAAAAGCATGGATAGGAATTTACGAAGGCAATCCTTTACGAGAAGATATTGAAGAAATAGGATCCTTGATGGGGGTTGATTTTGTTCTTAACACCATTTTGAATGAAAAGAAAGAAATTGTCCACGCTCTGGCCGGACACCCTCGACAAGTGATGAAAACAGGGATTCCTCTTGCGCTGAAGATATGTACAACAGAAGACAAAGGGCTATTTGATCTTGTCATTGCCTCAGCCGGCGGATATCCGAAAGATATTAATTTCTATCAAGCACAAAAAGCCTTAACTCACGCTACCACCATCATCCGAAAAGGTGGAACGATTATTCTGGTTGCCGAGTGCCGGGAAGGAAGTGGAAATCAGGCATTTGAGGAATTTATGAAAGATGTATCCACCCCGGATGAGGTCTTTGCTAAATTTGCACAACAACCTTTCCGTGTAGGTCCTCACAAGGGATATCAGGTAGCCAGAATCGTCCGCGATTACCATGTATATCTAGTATCCACAATCTCACCAGAGATCGTCAGAAACTGGCTGATCCAGCCCTGCGATACCCTGAAAAACGCTGTAAACCTTGCTCTTGCAGATATAAAAGGGATAGTTCGTATTGGTGTCATGCCCTATGCCACTACAACACTTACAGTTTCCTCAAGTAATATTTTCTAA
- a CDS encoding LON peptidase substrate-binding domain-containing protein, with translation MYTLPVFPLQTVLFPKTPIHLHIFEERYKKMMRQVLETDLLFGVCLIHQGVEAYGPMPVPYPVGCSARIIDVQPLSEGRMNLTAIGEERFRIRSLVQHSPYLVAEVEAHPFRQIRTLETLRMKNALLEYLSEYVQLLDTYKAAGVELQTLNLFLEELKNYEDPTNIIFLTASLLQIPLIEKQHLLERETVPEILERLILTLRREILLHKRIFWHPEKIVNRIFRLN, from the coding sequence ATGTACACCTTACCTGTTTTTCCTCTTCAGACTGTTTTATTTCCTAAAACTCCTATTCACTTACATATTTTTGAAGAACGCTATAAAAAGATGATGCGCCAAGTACTCGAGACTGATTTGCTTTTTGGCGTTTGTCTGATTCATCAGGGAGTTGAGGCTTATGGTCCTATGCCAGTTCCCTATCCTGTGGGATGCTCGGCACGAATCATTGACGTTCAACCTCTGTCAGAGGGCAGGATGAACCTTACCGCTATTGGAGAAGAGCGATTTCGTATCCGCTCTTTGGTACAACACTCCCCATATCTGGTTGCCGAGGTCGAAGCCCATCCTTTTCGCCAAATTCGCACACTGGAAACCTTGCGAATGAAAAACGCTTTGCTGGAATATTTATCCGAGTATGTCCAGTTGCTGGACACCTATAAAGCCGCCGGAGTTGAATTACAAACCCTTAACCTTTTCCTGGAAGAATTAAAAAATTACGAAGACCCCACAAACATCATTTTTTTGACGGCTTCTTTACTCCAAATTCCATTAATTGAAAAACAGCACTTGCTGGAAAGAGAAACCGTCCCTGAAATTCTGGAACGATTAATCCTGACACTGCGTCGTGAAATTCTCCTGCATAAGAGAATTTTCTGGCATCCTGAAAAAATTGTGAATCGAATTTTTCGATTGAATTAA
- a CDS encoding SCP2 sterol-binding domain-containing protein: MSIPFPSDQWIKAMMEDLNHSSSYEEAAKNWEGDFVFVIEPGGKLDKPVRLYMDLWHGKCRNAYQIPDGEVVNSAFRLSGPVAVWKKVMTKQLDPMQAMMTGQLKLTGNMAMVMRNVRAAKELVESCTRIPTEFPL; the protein is encoded by the coding sequence ATGTCTATCCCATTTCCCAGTGACCAATGGATTAAAGCGATGATGGAAGATCTTAATCATAGTTCTTCCTACGAAGAAGCCGCAAAAAATTGGGAAGGTGATTTTGTATTTGTTATTGAACCGGGGGGAAAACTGGATAAACCGGTGAGGCTCTACATGGATTTATGGCATGGGAAGTGTCGCAACGCTTACCAGATCCCGGATGGAGAGGTAGTGAATTCTGCCTTTCGTCTTTCCGGACCGGTGGCTGTTTGGAAAAAGGTCATGACCAAACAATTAGATCCAATGCAGGCAATGATGACCGGCCAGTTAAAACTTACAGGCAACATGGCGATGGTCATGAGGAACGTCCGCGCTGCCAAGGAACTGGTAGAGAGTTGTACCCGTATTCCTACTGAATTTCCTCTGTAG
- a CDS encoding iron-containing alcohol dehydrogenase codes for MWFFQSPQIVYGEGSLSHLSQISGVRVLIVSDRTLERLGMVEKIRALLRENRFQVETFLDVESDPSVTTVENGAHKMREFEPDWIIALGGGSVMDATKAMWVLYERPDMDPVAINPIEPIFLRKKARMIAIPTTAGTGAEATWAIVLSEKESHRKLGLGNRECVPDLAILDPELTIGLPPRITADTGLDALTHAIEGYTSTWHNDFSDGLCLQAIRLIFNYLPRVYRDGNDREARERMQNAATIAGLGFGNAMAALAHGMGHALGARFNVPHGRAVALFLPYTIAYYVRGEAKTRYREIAQFLGENVQTENEAADWLIQKIRALESEVEQPLSIAQLGIDEKAFEEDLETLVAFALNDSQTLMGTRVPEVDELTRLFRVAYHGDDVTF; via the coding sequence ATGTGGTTCTTTCAAAGCCCTCAAATTGTTTATGGCGAAGGCTCTCTTTCTCATTTATCGCAGATTTCAGGTGTGCGGGTGCTGATTGTCTCTGACCGTACTCTTGAACGTCTGGGGATGGTAGAAAAAATCAGGGCTCTTTTACGAGAAAATCGATTTCAGGTGGAAACTTTTCTTGATGTCGAGTCGGATCCCTCTGTGACTACGGTTGAAAACGGCGCCCACAAGATGAGGGAATTTGAGCCAGATTGGATTATTGCTTTAGGGGGCGGTTCGGTCATGGATGCTACAAAAGCCATGTGGGTGTTGTATGAGCGTCCCGATATGGACCCGGTAGCCATTAATCCAATTGAACCAATATTCCTGAGGAAAAAAGCCCGAATGATTGCCATTCCAACGACCGCTGGAACAGGGGCTGAAGCCACCTGGGCAATTGTCTTAAGTGAGAAAGAATCTCACCGAAAATTAGGTTTGGGGAATCGGGAGTGTGTGCCAGATTTAGCCATTCTGGATCCTGAGCTGACCATAGGATTGCCTCCCAGAATTACCGCAGATACTGGATTGGATGCCTTAACCCATGCCATTGAAGGGTATACCAGTACATGGCACAATGATTTTTCTGATGGGCTGTGCCTGCAAGCCATCCGATTGATTTTTAACTACCTTCCTCGGGTGTATCGAGATGGCAATGATCGGGAAGCCCGTGAGCGTATGCAAAATGCGGCAACTATTGCCGGGTTGGGGTTTGGCAATGCAATGGCGGCTCTGGCACATGGTATGGGACATGCACTGGGGGCGCGTTTCAATGTTCCTCATGGCAGGGCTGTGGCTCTCTTCTTGCCTTATACGATTGCCTATTATGTTCGTGGTGAAGCAAAAACTCGCTATCGGGAGATTGCTCAATTTTTAGGAGAAAATGTCCAAACGGAAAATGAAGCCGCTGATTGGCTGATCCAAAAAATTCGGGCTCTGGAATCCGAAGTAGAACAACCTCTCTCCATTGCTCAACTTGGAATTGACGAGAAAGCCTTTGAAGAAGACTTGGAAACTCTGGTTGCTTTTGCTTTGAATGACTCCCAAACCTTGATGGGAACAAGAGTCCCTGAGGTGGACGAACTGACCAGGCTGTTTCGTGTTGCCTATCATGGGGATGATGTGACTTTCTAA